From one Asterias amurensis chromosome 10, ASM3211899v1 genomic stretch:
- the LOC139943379 gene encoding uncharacterized protein — MENQEDDINPEDSVSQCSVSTTGTSASRKARIKVMAKKAALAAEYAALSEQRELELQELKLKQMKAELRLSTRICCYEAEEKVYAQFEDQKSTISNSPSLQASQPLQAEHSYEESTTCPTEHSQESQEKQSTSEPVIELLRQAERQQRSLIETLQLPKAELMFYDGEPLKFWEFWRAFEINVDSTSIADAAKLTRLLHYCKGDARKVIQACSVMDSTQGYKRAKTLLKERFGNKHKVADAWIQRVTKGVTISAHNGTALREMADELRVCYETLLAVGFEGEMAPQSFLKSIVERLPNYLRYRWIRIVREIQKRNDRIPDMKDLVSFIEDVAEEENNPVYGSISSKSNRDVPQNKSDKQRSKGTFAVTMETNEFDTKKNEFVTRKCPLCKEEHTLFGCQQFKGMKPQDRMNYAKQERLCFNCLRKGHMTMACRLNRTCSVAGCGRKHTKFLHILQPQEETNPSTTQPEAKVQNGYIDSAEDTSCNNITGAGSRSVLPIVPVRVQAARGKMFVRTYALLDTGSTNTFCTEQLARSLGLKGTTQKLSLTTLDKIDSTIDTTLVSIVVDSGPTTERLEMTKVYTKPKINVHGTHMAKMDEISGLPHLKGIDLPFAGEKEVGLLIGQDVPKALMPLEIRAGKEGPYALRTALGWSLHGSVNQVSGKRQDLTASSSFIQGDICLEEQLDKFWKLEASDCISDERGMSVNDQRALKVWKDGVCMEGGHYQLPVPFKKCPPSLPDNRWLAEQRLQGLARKLGKDDKLHRKYQEGIEDLLKKGYAEEVEGQECKPDDKPVWYLPHHPVFHPMKPDKLRIVFDCAAISGGVSLNSEVLQGPDLTNRLIGVLLRFRREPVAFMADVEAMFHQVRVPVEDRDVMRFLWWPDGKMTQQPKIYRMCVHLFGGTWSPSCCNFAMRQTADDNRDDFSSETFQWRPKRKL; from the exons ATGGAAAATCAAGAAGATGATATCAATCCAGAAGACTCGGTGAGTCAGTGCAGCGTAAGTACCACCGGCACGTCTGCAAGTAGAAAGGCCAGAATAAAAGTCATGGCAAAAAAGGCTGCACTTGCTGCAGAGTACGCAGCTCTGAGTGAGCAACGAGAGTTGGAGCTACAAGAGTTAAAGCTCAAGCAGATGAAGGCGGAGCTCCGACTCAGCACCAGAATCTGTTGTTATGAAGCAGAAGAAAAGGTATACGCTCAATTTGAAGATCAGAAGTCAACTATTAGCAACAGTCCCTCACTGCAAGCTAGCCAGCCACTGCAAGCTGAACATTCTTATGAAGAATCAACAACATGCCCTACCGAACATTCTCAAGAATCACAAGAGAAGCAATCCACCTCTGAGCCCGTCATTGAATTGTTACGTCAAGCAGAAAGACAGCAGAGAAGTCTGATAGAGACATTGCAACTACCAAAGGCAGAGTTGATGTTCTACGATGGAGAACCCCTGAAGTTTTGGGAATTTTGGAGAGCCTTTGAGATAAATGTGGACAGCACGTCAATAGCTGATGCTGCAAAGTTAACCCGGCTGTTGCACTACTGCAAGGGAGATGCACGTAAAGTTATTCAAGCATGCTCAGTGATGGATTCCACTCAGGGCTACAAGAGAGCTAAGACGCTGCTGAAGGAGCGTTTTGGAAACAAGCATAAGGTTGCAGATGCCTGGATTCAGAGGGTGACTAAAGGCGTAACCATCTCGGCTCACAACGGCACTGCTCTCAGAGAAATGGCAGACGAATTGAGAGTTTGCTATGAAACCCTACTCGCTGTGGGGTTTGAAGGTGAGATGGCACCTCAGAGTTTCTTGAAGAGCATCGTAGAACGACTGCCGAACTACCTTCGGTACAGGTGGATCCGGATAGTAAGAGAAATTCAGAAGAGGAACGATAGAATACCAGACATGAAAGACCTAGTCTCCTTCATAGAAGATGTGGCCGAAGAAGAGAATAACCCAGTTTATGGATCAATCAGCTCGAAGAGCAACCGAGATGTGCCGCAGAACAAAAGTGATAAGCAGAGGTCCAAAGGCACTTTTGCGGTTACCATGGAAACCAATGAGTTTGACACCAAGAAGAATGAATTCGTCACAAGAAAGTGTCCTCTGTGCAAGGAGGAGCACACACTGTTTGGTTGTCAACAGTTTAAAGGTATGAAACCTCAAGACAGAATGAACTATGCAAAGCAGGAGAGATTATGCTTTAATTGTCTCCGCAAGGGCCATATGACAATGGCATGCAGGCTGAATAGAACATGCTCCGTCGCTGGCTGTggaagaaagcacacaaaatttctCCACATTCTGCAGCCGCAAGAAGAAACAAATCCGTCAACTACCCAACCAGAGGCCAAAGTTCAAAATGGCTATATCGACTCAGCCGAAGACACAAGCTGTAATAATATCACAGGGGCCGGTAGCAGAAGCGTCCTACCCATCGTACCTGTGAGGGTTCAAGCCGCACGAGGTAAGATGTTTGTGCGGACTTACGCTTTGTTGGACACGGGGTCTACAAACACTTTCTGTACCGAGCAGTTAGCTCGAAGTCTTGGATTGAAAGGGACCACGCAAAAACTCAGCCTGACAACACTTGACAAGATAGACAGTACAATCGATACCACTTTGGTGAGCATAGTCGTAGACTCTGGTCCGACTACAGAAAGACTAGAGATGACAAAAGTGTACACGAAACCAAAGATCAACGTTCATGGTACACACATGGCAAAAATGGACGAAATATCAGGATTGCCTCACTTGAAAGGTATTGATCTGCCGTTTGCTGGAGAGAAGGAAGTTGGGCTCCTGATAGGACAAGATGTTCCAAAAGCACTGATGCCGCTCGAAATAAGGGCAGGAAAAGAAGGACCATACGCGCTAAGAACAGCCCTGGGATGGTCATTGCATGGTTCAGTGAACCAAGTGAGCGGAAAAAGACAAGATTTGACCGCTAGTTCCAGCTTCATCCAAGGAGACATCTGCCTTGAAGAACAGTTAGATAAGTTTTGGAAACTGGAAGCATCAGATTGCATAAGTGATGAAAGAGGCATGTCAGTAAATGACCAAAGAGCGCTGAAGGTTTGGAAAGATGGAGTATGTATGGAAGGAGGACATTACCAGTTACCTGTGCCGTTTAAGAAATGTCCACCCAGTTTGCCAGACAACCGATGGCTAGCTGAACAAAGGTTGCAAGGTCTCGCAAGAAAACTTGGCAAGGATGATAAGCTGCATCGTAAGTACCAAGAAGGAATCGAGGACTTACTTAAGAAGGGATATGCAGAAGAAGTGGAAGGGCAAGAATGTAAGCCCGATGACAAGCCTGTGTGGTATCTGCCTCATCATCCTGTATTTCATCCTATGAAACCAGACAAATTGCGCATTGTGTTCGATTGCGCAGCCATAAGTGGAGGTGTGTCCCTCAATAGTGAAGTACTGCAAGGACCAGACCTAACAAACAGACTGATAGGAGTATTATTGAGATTTAGACGGGAACCAGTTGCCTTCATGGCAGATGTGGAGGCCATGTTCCATCAAGTTCGCGTGCCTGTAGAAGATCGAGATGTGATGAGATTTCTATGGTGGCCAGACGGCAAAATGACACAACAGCCCAAGATATATCGGATGTGTGTGCACCTGTTCGGCGGGACTTGGAGTCCGAGTTGCTGCAATTTCGCTATGCGTCAGACAGCCGATGATAACCGGGATGACTTCTCCTCTGAAACT TTTCAGTGGAGACCGAAGAGGAAGCTGTGA